GCCGCGCCTCGCACGGGTGCTTTGCAGGACCCGGCGCAGACCGGGAGTCATGCCTGCGGTGCTGGCCCGACTGAGTATCGCCATAAAAAAACCTCCCTCTGCTGTTAAAACTTGGTGTCTGTTTGCATAGTTAGACGGTCATTTTTTAGAACACTGCAAAGCCTTCGGTCCAGCTTGCCGTGGCTCACCTTGTTTGTGTCGGGGTGGGAGGGCGGCAGAGCGGGCTTTTGGGGTGCAACGGGCCGCACGGAAGCCAGTCTGGCCAGGCCCCCGCCCTCGGGCCTTTGCAGGTTACCTCAGCTCTCAGCCTGTGCCCTCACCGGGAAGAGCGGGAAGCTTGGTGCCCGAGGCGGTGTGAGGGCAGGGAGCCCAAACTCCAGCAGGACTGTGCCGGAGGCCGGCACGTGTTCATTTCTTTGTCTGggtgccttccctccctccctccttttctctttctctgtttccttgtcttcgtccctccttctttccttcttcccttccctttctaattttattaatttttcggACTAGAGCAACCCTTAAATGTTTGTGGTTTTCAGAtataaaggtttttttcccccaaaattaaaatagttaaaagcGAATTTTGCTGGTCCCGCCTCAGCGGTCCTCTGACTCCCCTCCGAAGGAGCGCCTAGGGCGTCTGCGCAACCCCTGGCCCGCGGCTCTGCCCACCCGCTCCCAGGCCTTGCTCTCCGTCTGGCAGATGCTGGGGGGATCTGATGACCCCAGCGCAGGTGGGCCTGTCCCCCATAGACCCCGGAGAACGAAGGAGGAAATGCAGTGACAAGCGGTGTGAGaagtgggggaaacagagaggTGGTGCGGCGGGTGAGGGGCACGAGGGCACCAGATAGAGGTTCCAGGCCTGCGGAGTGAGAAGTCTGGCAGCGAGAGCAGCGAGCTGGGCCTTGGTGCACCCCCAGGGTCTACGCTGTTGTGGCGACTACAAGGAAAGTCTGGCGGGCCCTGACGCGCCGCCCTCTCTCACTGCTGCCGCGATACAAGTACCTGTGGCGGGAGAGGCCTCGCATTGTTGGTCTGAGGATTGATGTGCAGTCAGCCCATCAGCGCTGGTGGTGGTCCTGACTTTCGTCTTGTTTGCAGAGGAGTCCAACCCGACTCGGGATGCAGAGCTTCCTGCAGCTGCTGAGGGGAAGCGGAGGTGCTGGCCTGCCCTTGGCGGACCTGGTGACCCTCGCAGGCAGGCTGTGCCGGGAGGTCCAGGACGACCCCGCCCAGGTGCAGACCTTGGTCACGGCCGTGCTGGACAGCCAGCTCCGCCTGTACCTCTTGGACAACGCGGACGTGGCCCTGGTGTGCGCCAGCGTGCTGGCCCAGCAGGAGCAGAACCGGGCTGCCTGCCAGCTGCTAGAGGTAGGACCGGgctggggcggggagaggggcagCATCCCACAGCAGCCTGAAGACGACAGAAGTGCCCAGGAGTCAGCAGGAGCCTGGGGAGAGCTGCTATAAGCCGAGCCAGGGCCGTCCACTCTCACTGTACTAGGTTCTAACTTGCCTGCTAACCCGAGACAGAACTGACCATCTGTCGGATCCCTCTGGTCCTGGACCAGTGGTCCTGGCTTGGAAAGTTGGCACTCCAGTTAGTGAGGCAAGCAATCAAACAGACCCAGGACCGCAGTCCCTTAGCTGCGGGTCTGCATCCGGGAACTCTGAGACCACAAGTATCTTTGTCACTCCTCCGGTGGTACTTTGAACCTCAACTCAGTTGGCATCAAACCTGAGCTGCATTGATGGGaaactatttttgtctttatttattcacttaatgtTACTGCCATACGTTTTGCTACCCAAATCCTGGTGTGTTTGCTTGCAGGATGCTTCCTGCCCTAGATCGTACTGGGATAGTGCAAATTATGTAGTATATACCTGTGTTACTTCCTAAAGTGTGAGGAATTCTGAATTCCAAAATACATCTGGATCAAAAGGTTTTAATAAGAGATTTGGGGGCCTGTGTTTCCCTTTTTCACTCCATAATACAGTCCATGCATAACTCATGCTGAGTTTACCTTCAAGATACTGAACTCTGCCCAGTTCTTTGTTTTTGCTCCCTCTCCCCCAAGCCCTGCAGCACCCTCCTGGCGCTCACGCCCCACCACCGtgtcctctcctgccccctctaTTAGTCTTCACGTAGCAGCCAGAGGCAGTTTTAAAACTGCAGATGGGACCACGGTACGCACCGAGGCGCGGGTCCAGAGCCTGCCATCCCGTCCTGGCTCCCGCACGGTGGCTGTGCTGGCTGCTTGCCGTTCTCCTGGAACTCCCGAGATCTTTGTCTTTTGACCTTTGTGCATGCCGTTCCCTCTGCCAGAGGCTGGACACCACTCTGTGTGGCTGGTGCCTTCCTACCTGTCTGGTTTCTGCTTTAAACGTCACCCCATCGAGCTAGGACTTAAGGGAGCCCTCATCCCCCTCTGTGGCTCCTTCCTCAGCTCACGGTTAGAAACCTGTCTATTTCTCGATCTGTGATCCGTCTCCCCTCCTGCACTGCAGGCCCCAGGAGCAGGGGCGTGTTAGTTCTGCCCATTAAAGGATCCCCAACACCCAGCATAACACCTGGAACATAAGAGGGCTCAGCCTTCCAAATGTCAGAATAAATGGGGTGAATACACAGAGTTGAAGTAGCTGCCGTGAAGGCAATCAGTGATGGAATGTGAGCGTGACATCAGTGATGGAAAACTCCCAGGATGGGAATAACTCAGGATGGTCCAGAAATGTCTCTGAGGAAGCGATGTGTTCTGAGACCTGAGAGAAAGGATGGGGCTACCACATCAAGAAAGGGCATTTCCCACCAAGGGCCACTCCTGCAGGTGGGGAGGCTCCAAGTGGGTTCCCTGTCTGACAGTTGTGCTGACGTCTGCATCCTAGCAGGAGACTGCAGGCCTCAGCCCAGCAAAATGGGCTTTTTCTGATGCTGTTGAGAGGAAGCTAAATGATTCTCAGCACCTCCCTCACCAAGATGGGCCTGAGAACACTGGGGTTAGAGGCACGAACCACATACCACAGGGGCTGTGTCCAGGGGAGGCCCACACTCAGCGTCCTTGGCCAGCTCTAAAGTCTGGTTACGTGACCAAGCCACACTGGGTTGGGGAGCTGTCACTGGCACAGACCGGGACCCCTTCATCCCCCTCAGCTCAGATTGAACTCACTGAGCCCTAGGGGCCCGCCCTGCTGGTGGGAGAGAAAGGCCTTTCACGCAGGACGGGGATCAAGCCTCAGGCCCCTCAGACCTGAGCATGTGGTTCTCAGCACGGCTCGGCCTCTTGGGTGCTATGGCCACAGCCCGGAGTTGGCCTTCCCCTTGCCTGGCCCTCACCTGGGAGGCGAGGGAGAGCTGTGCCCGCCTCCCATTCGTGGGAGGGCCTGCTGGGGGCAGGAACCCGGCCATGGGGCTCATGCCCTCGCCGTGGGGAACCAGCGAGCGGATGTTCTTAGCGGTCAGTCTGGGTCTACGGCGGGGCTCCGGGGCAGGCGAGCGTGCCGGGTCTCAGCAGGCTCTTGTCCACAGGGATGCCGGGTGCCGGGTGGCAGCCTGAAGCTGGTGCAGCTCTGGAATGACATCCACTACCGTCTGGTCATGAAGAGGCTCGGCGTGGACACGCTGACCCCGGTGCAGAAGTTCCGGTGCAGGAAGAGGTATGCACCAGCCTTTATTGGCGCTTATTCCCCGGGGCTCCCAAGGGATTTGCCCTCCAAGACCACAGAAGGACTTAGGTGAAGTAGAGGCAGGGAGATAAGAGGAAGCAGTGATAGACAGAGGGTAATAAGCTCCACAGCAGCAGGTGCCCTCCTCTCCACTGCTCGGCTGGCTGTGGGGACGCTTTCCGACCTGTGCCCACAGGGCGAGGACAGGGAGCTGTTCCCAGGACCCAGGCCGAAAGTTGTAGCTGCAGCAGGAGCCACTGCCTGTCAGTGAGGGCCCTGCAGTGAGGGAGGCGGCAGGTGGGCACCCTGACCTCGCTCGCTTCCTGCAGGATGGGTGCCCCTCAGCTCAGCTAATGCCCATGGTCAGGCTCTGCAGGTGCCTGGCCCGGATCCCAGCACGGCCCCTCAGGGCTGCAGGAcctttaagagagagagaaaggtgaggGTCTGCAAGCACCACATGAGATACACGTAGTGCTTAGAAGGCCGTCTGGTACACAGTGGCTGCTGGATGGATGTTGATAACAATTACCACCATGACCATTATCAGCACTAAGTACGCATTACGACTACTAGTtatcatcattaccatcatcaccGTTCGTGGATGAGGACACCAAAGCACAGAAAAGTTAGTCACTTGCCTGGTTACACACTACAGAGATGCAAAGGCAGGATTCCAGCGTAGACATCGAGACTGGAGAGCCTTTGTTCTTGACCTTGGGTGTCCCCCACTGGCCAGGAGGAGCTGCAGGTCTTGCTCTGAGCTCCTGAAAGCCCAAGTGACAGGAGTTTCTGAGCCATGGGCCTGGTTGATGGAAGAAGAGATGGATTCCTTTTGGATCAGACGGAATTTTTCTCATGGTGCGCACCAGATATGCCCTCAAAGCCCAGCAGTTAGTCAGCCTTGAGGTCTTCAGGGATGCAGTCAGGTCCCTCCATGTAGGCTCTGACAGCCTGCCAGGGGGTAGCTCAGCAAAGTAAATGCCTTGGGGACCAGCATGCAGTGTTTGTGAAGAGGCCCCTGGTTGCTGCGCGTTACTAGAGGTGCTGGGGCCCTGCTGTCCTGGAGCTGCCCGCGGGTGTGGATGATGGACAGCAGACCAGGAAACAAAGCAGATCCCATAATTTAGAGCGAGGAATGCTAGACGGAACTCGTTCAGTAGAGGGCTGTGACTCACTGGCCCTCTGCTTGTGGTCGGGCTGCAGCACAGGGCTGAGCCTGGGGGAGCCTGAGCACAGGGAAGGCGTGCTCTGGGCATAAGGAGGGGGGCACTGGAGCCACAGCAGATGGTTAATGcaggagcagaggtgggaggtTCTTGGAGTTTCTGGGAGTGGCCATGGCTGGGGAAAGGGTTGTGTCAGGATTGACTCTAGAGGATTTAACGACAGGTTGAATGTACTGgagaaggtaaagagaaaaaaccTGGCTGCAGGGCTCTTGGCCTGATTGGCAGGGACGTGGTGGTCTCTCCCTGGGATGCACAGGATGGGCTGGGGGACGGTGTGGGGAGCGGGAGATTGAGCTCCACTGGGATGTGTGGGGTGTGTTTTCGATGTTCATGGGGGTTTGTTCAATTGGCATTTGGCTAGCAAATCTTGTATAGACCGGTGCTGTTTGCTTATatgtcactttttttcttttggaaaaattcCAGTATACACTCAGTAAAGAGGGTAGCATAACCAACCTCACTACCCTCATCCCCCAGCTTTAACAGTCATGGCCACTGGTCAGTGAGTGGTACTGGAAACCCTGGTGAAAGTGTGGGGTGTGGGCCCAGGCAACACGAGACCCCACCCTTGTTCAGGGGATGGACCCGGGGACTGCAGCACACAGTcctgcaggggagggaggtggccagTGAAAGGACAGGAAGTCCAGGGGAGCACAGCAGGTACAACAGAAGAAGCTGGGGGTCTCACTGTTCTCATCCAGGAACCCACCGcctgcctccctctgccctgaCGGCCTCAAGAGCCGGAACTTCCCCAGAGAAGTTCGCCAGAAGCTGCAGGAGTTTGCTTCGGGTGTGAGCACCAACCCCAGTAAGGCCGAGCGGGTAAGAGCAGATGAGAGCGAGGCCCGGCAACCCTCCCCTTAGCCTACCCTCCCCGGTCCTTAGGGGACTCCCACCCTTAGGTGACATCACCACCCTTAGGGGATTGACCCGCATCCTCAGCCGCACCTCCCCGCCTCCCCAGTGGCCTATCTGCCAGGGCGCTGGCGCTCTCCGCCTGCCCTGGGGACGGCACTCTTTGGCTGGCAGCCGCCTGAACACGTGGCGGGGTTAGTTTCATCACGGGAGTCTTAATACCCCGTCATCCAGTGTGGCTTCAGCAGGTGCTCACTGAGCACTCACCGCGGCCGGGACTCCAGCAGGAGGGAGCAGGTGGAGGGGGCAGCAGTAAGAGCCTTGCCGCTCATAAAGCTGGCGTGCTCCCTTCTCTCCCGGTCCAATCAGCGGGGCTCTCCCAGTGATCGCCCCGCCCCTTCTCTCCGGGTCCAATCAGCGGGGCCCTCCTGGAGCTCCGTGCTGTGGCCCGTGGTGGTTCGGATCCGGCTCCTGAGGAAGGACAGGTGCTTGATCACAGGGTCGGTCGAGGCCGACGCGCTCTCGCACCGGCCCGGCGGGCGGGCGGTCAGTGGTTTGGTGGCGCCTCGGGAGGGTCCGGTTTGCAAGCCCTGCCGAGCCCTCCTGGCTGCGAGTGGCCGTCGGCCGGGCGGCGGCTTGAGGAGGAACAAGGCCAGAGGCCGCGGCGCCGGCCCGCATGATGCCCCGGCCGCCCTGTGTCCCGGCCCGCTGGTGTCCCGGCCCCGCGTCTCAGGAGCGGGCTGGGCAAGCGGCGTGTTGTTTCGGCGCAGGAGGACCTGGCCTCGGAGACGCGCTTGACCACGGAGCAGATCTACAACTGGTTCGCCAATTACCGGCGGCGCCAGAGGGCCCTTGTGCAGCGTGCGGCGCCAGCCCGGGACTCGGCGGAGGACCGCACCGCGAGGGAGGCCGGCCCGATCCCCCCGCAGCCCACAGGCCAGCCCCACCTTGGCTCTGGGTGCGTGGACAGGCCTCAGTGGTTGGGTGAGTGGCCCCTCTCCCAAAACCTGTGTCTAGGGCCAGGCCGAGGTAGGGTCACTGGTTACAGGACAGGGTCCTCTCCACCAGCCCCTGCCTGCACGTTCGGTACTTCACCCTGTGGGAAGCAAGATCGCTGAAGCTGAGGGTCAGGTTGGACTCAGGATGGGCCCAGGTGGGGCTGCAGCAGCGTTTTGCGTTGAGAGGTTACTTTGCGGCCAGGGCCAGGAGTCAGTGGGAAGGGAGCCAAGCACTAGAATTTAGGGTGCTCCGGGTTCCTAATTATGGGTGTTGATTCAGACCAAAGACAGATCAGGGGACAAACAAAGAATACTGGGCAGCCAGCATGGCTGTTCTTAACCTGCTGGGAAGGAAGCTGGGACCCTGAGgatcacccagcttccccttctgtCTGATCGGCTTTTAGCAGGACCTGAGGAAAGTGGGTCTGTACAGACCCAGGAGACCACCCAAGGGCCGTGGGAGCCACTGGTCCTGGCCCCAGACTTCTCTGGAGACGAGACCATGCCAAAGTCACTGGCTCCCAGGTACTGCCACCCACGTGGGCCCATGGGACCATTCCCTGTTCAATTCCCCATCTTCAGTGGGAGACCAGGCCTGGAGTGGGCGTAGGAATGCCTGCCGGGCACTGGGACCTGCTCAGTGATGGCGGAGGGCAGATTCAGCTGAGACCCCAGGTACAGGGGAGCCACTGGCAAGGAGCCCACGTCATGGACTCCAAACTTGTTCCCTGGAGCCGGACTCACAGCCTGACTTCATGTAAATTTTGGTGAatggggaaaacagaaagaaaaacatgcagACCTATCTCCTAAAGGCAAACCCACTGTCCTCATGGTCTGCTTCTCTCTAGCATTTGGTATGGTTGGTATATCATTAGGTTAGTAACAGCCAACATTTCTTGAGTTCCTGCTACAGACCAGGCCCTGCCTAACCTCTTTCCCTCACCCTGTTGCCCCTGTGGTGCCACACAAACTGCTGTGAGGAAAGTGTCTGCCGCAGCGGGACTGAGTCTGAGTGTGGGACCAGGTCCACGTCTGCGTAAACATCAAGCTGTGCCCACTTTTTCCATTTACACTTGTGTTTTAAGCATCTCTCATGACACTACCTGGGCTGGCACCTCACGTCCAGGCTGGCACTACCCAGGTGTGTGGCCTTAGGCAGGTTCCCGTGACCTCTCAGTGTCTGctttttctcacctgtgaaatggggatagtgATGGACCCTGCCACGCATGTCATTACACAGATTACAGGGGCGGGGGGTTGTTAACAGAAGCCCAGGAGCACCGTCTGAGACACAGGGAGCATTTGgggaatattttaattctttaaattgaTAACTGCTGCCTAGCACTCCTTTAAG
This genomic interval from Phocoena phocoena chromosome 13, mPhoPho1.1, whole genome shotgun sequence contains the following:
- the ANHX gene encoding anomalous homeobox protein isoform X2, coding for MQSFLQLLRGSGGAGLPLADLVTLAGRLCREVQDDPAQVQTLVTAVLDSQLRLYLLDNADVALVCASVLAQQEQNRAACQLLEGCRVPGGSLKLVQLWNDIHYRLVMKRLGVDTLTPVQKFRCRKRNPPPASLCPDGLKSRNFPREVRQKLQEFASGVSTNPSKAEREDLASETRLTTEQIYNWFANYRRRQRALVQRAAPARDSAEDRTAREAGPIPPQPTGQPHLGSGCVDRPQWLAGPEESGSVQTQETTQGPWEPLVLAPDFSGDETMPKSLAPSSNARSTYLEEGPGTSGGQVEPQASGFLVPRLPLQGPEFTLTQSPPELAPAPPAFPGPVPAMDLGQPMPSSQVQWPDGQTSSDAFWGARMLLELSGGSLG
- the ANHX gene encoding anomalous homeobox protein isoform X1, yielding MQSFLQLLRGSGGAGLPLADLVTLAGRLCREVQDDPAQVQTLVTAVLDSQLRLYLLDNADVALVCASVLAQQEQNRAACQLLEGCRVPGGSLKLVQLWNDIHYRLVMKRLGVDTLTPVQKFRCRKRNPPPASLCPDGLKSRNFPREVRQKLQEFASGVSTNPSKAEREDLASETRLTTEQIYNWFANYRRRQRALVQRAAPARDSAEDRTAREAGPIPPQPTGQPHLGSGCVDRPQWLAGPEESGSVQTQETTQGPWEPLVLAPDFSGDETMPKSLAPRSLQGGEMYQEGPSHDPATLPPVFPGSGFCPLAAGSDMLDPSLGAPESWLTSLALESSKEVSFQTRPLIHSHGLDLTMRPADAPLAVSITALGEASRTGFADPPSSNARSTYLEEGPGTSGGQVEPQASGFLVPRLPLQGPEFTLTQSPPELAPAPPAFPGPVPAMDLGQPMPSSQVQWPDGQTSSDAFWGARMLLELSGGSLG